The Winogradskyella schleiferi genome contains the following window.
AACGTATTACATGCCAGAATTATCTGGGTATTATTATTTGGTACTTATTGCTGATGCAGAAGATAAATTTAACGAACAAGATGAAATGAATAACCTGTTCTATACGACGTTAGATCCAAAATATTTTGATTACGGTTATAGTTCAAGACCATCTTCCCAACAAGGTGATGGAAGCCAGATCAGTCAGTTTAATTTTGCTAACAATCTTGAACCAAACCTACAGAACCTGAAGAAAAATGAGCGTCAAACTGCGGTTACGGACAACTTTAAAAATGCCTATACCCAAAAGGAAATTTTAGAGTTCATCAAAAAGGAAAAGAGAAATGGAAATATTGATAGTAAGATTGATGAGCATATCCAACGTACCAAGGATAAGTACTATGGTAATTAAGTTTTTATAATAAAGAATGTTTCAAGCCTATGTACAATAATTTGTTGCGCATAGGCTTAGAAACTTCATCTTAAAATAATACTAAATACAAACACATGAAACATTTCATTTTGGCATTGGTTGCTTTGGTTCAATTATCTTGCGCAACCCAAAATTCTTCAAGCAACGAAGATAAAAGCATAAAAAAAATAATACTATCAGATGAGCCAGTTTACGTTGAGAATAAAACGATTGATGAGCCCATAGATTTTACGTCGTATTTTGAGACACATCAAATTAGTGAAGGTGTTTATCAAGTCGATATAAAATCGGGTGTTACGTTTAAAAAATGCGTTTTTAAAAAGCCAGTAAGTGCTTTTAGAAAAATGGACAATGGAAGTATTGTCTTAACTTCTTTTCAGGGAAACGTCACTTTTATTGATTGTTTTTTCGAAGAGGACGTGAATTTTAGAGGAAGTAGTATTAACGGTAGAATAGATTTTACAGGAACAACGTTTGATAAGAGTGCTAATTTTGAAGAATTAAATTGTCATGAAAATGCATTTTTCAATAAATGTATTTTTGAAGGATCCTTGCGGTTTCAAAATGCATTTTTTAATCAAAAGGCCAATTTTATGAGTGCTGAGTTTTATGACTCCACCAGTTTTCAAAATAGCTTGTTTAATTCCGAATTACAATTCAGTGCTGCGAAGTTTTTTAAATACACTGATTTCGCATTGATTGACTGCAGAGGTAAAGTGCTTTTTAATTATACTGAGTTTAGGTATAAAGCAGATTTTAGCCATTCTATATTTGTTCAGGATTTTGATTTTGTCAACACAAAGAACCATACGACGAGTTTTAACAACTGTAGATTCTTGGGAAAAGTAAGATTTAATAATTTGGAAGTTATATCCGCTTTTAGTTTAAAGGATAGTTACTTCATGTTGGACACTCCAAAAATTGATATTGATTCAGAAAAACTGATGTTTTCAAAATAAATCCAAACCAGCAATAGGCAATGCACTTTTCTTTAAAAATTTTACTGAACACTGTACACTTAACCCAACACTACTTCCTCGGATGAAATTTATTCAACACCTCACTTAAATGAGAACGATCGACGTGCATATAGATTTCTGTTGTTGTTATGCTTTCATGGCCAAGCATCATTTGTATAGCTCTCAGATCTGCACCGTTTTCCAGTAAATGTGTCGCAAATGAATGCCTAAAGGTATGTGGCGAAACGGTTTTCTTAAGCCCAGTTTTGTCAACTAAGGTTTTTATGATGGTAAAAATCATAGCGCGTGTCAGTTTTTTACCTTTGTAATTTAAGAAAAGAACATCTTTAGAATCGGGATGCACTTCTATATGGTTTCTAATGTCGATCCAGATCTTTATGTAGTTTTGGGTAGATTTTCCAATGGGCACGAAACGCTGTTTATCTCCTTTGCCTGTAACTTTTATAAAACCTTCTTCAAAAAACAAATCCGATATTTTTAGTTCTATAAGCTCACTCACACGCAAACCACAACTGTATAAGGTTTCAATAATAGCTCTGTTTCGTTCGCCAAGGTTCACACCGTTGTATTGGTAACTTAAATCAATAGCATTAATTAAGTTGTCTATATCCTTTATAGATAATGTATCAGGTAATTTTCTTCCTATTCTCGGAGACTCTATTAAATCCAGTGGATTAGTGGTTCTGTAGTTTTCAAAAATGAGATAGTCGAAAAAATTTCGCAAACCAGAAATCAATCGTGCTTGTGACCTTGGATTTATGGATTTGGAAACTGAATAAATAAAATCTTTAACAATGGTATGATCAATGGAAATGGGAGATGCATTTATTTGATGTTCTTCAACATATAACATTAGTTTTTTGATGTCATAGCTATAGTTTACAATGGAGTTTTTAGATAAACCACGCTCTATTTGAAGATAGTGTTTATAATCTGCTAATGCTAGTGCCCATTTCATGGTTAAAAATAACGAATTATTGGTTGAATCAAAGATAGAAACATAATACAGTTCCTCAAGAGTATAGCGTTTTTGTTAATAACTTAAATTGTAAAGTACTGGTAGTCATTATTATATATTTAATTGTGTATAAGATTGTTAATAACTATGTAGGAAAATTTTATTTTTTGAAAAAAAAGACTTTAGTTTGTATTAATCAATTTTAAAACTTAAATATTATGAAAAAATTATTATTATGTGCCGCAGTTGCGGTTTTTGCATTTACGAACGTAAATGCACAGGAAGTTAAATTTGGAGCTAAAGCTGGTGTTAATTTCGCATCTATTACTGGAGACGGGACAGATGACGTTAAATCACGAATATCTTTCCATGTTGGCGGTGTAGCAGAAATTATGATTTCTGAAAACTTTTCAGTCCAACCGGAATTATTATATACTTCTATAGGAGCTAAAGATGAGTATTCTGAAAGTTTTGCTGGAGAAACGGTCGAATTTAAAGAAGTTTATAAGCTA
Protein-coding sequences here:
- a CDS encoding pentapeptide repeat-containing protein, with amino-acid sequence MKHFILALVALVQLSCATQNSSSNEDKSIKKIILSDEPVYVENKTIDEPIDFTSYFETHQISEGVYQVDIKSGVTFKKCVFKKPVSAFRKMDNGSIVLTSFQGNVTFIDCFFEEDVNFRGSSINGRIDFTGTTFDKSANFEELNCHENAFFNKCIFEGSLRFQNAFFNQKANFMSAEFYDSTSFQNSLFNSELQFSAAKFFKYTDFALIDCRGKVLFNYTEFRYKADFSHSIFVQDFDFVNTKNHTTSFNNCRFLGKVRFNNLEVISAFSLKDSYFMLDTPKIDIDSEKLMFSK
- the xerA gene encoding site-specific tyrosine recombinase/integron integrase, whose amino-acid sequence is MKWALALADYKHYLQIERGLSKNSIVNYSYDIKKLMLYVEEHQINASPISIDHTIVKDFIYSVSKSINPRSQARLISGLRNFFDYLIFENYRTTNPLDLIESPRIGRKLPDTLSIKDIDNLINAIDLSYQYNGVNLGERNRAIIETLYSCGLRVSELIELKISDLFFEEGFIKVTGKGDKQRFVPIGKSTQNYIKIWIDIRNHIEVHPDSKDVLFLNYKGKKLTRAMIFTIIKTLVDKTGLKKTVSPHTFRHSFATHLLENGADLRAIQMMLGHESITTTEIYMHVDRSHLSEVLNKFHPRK